In Aminobacterium sp. MB27-C1, a single genomic region encodes these proteins:
- a CDS encoding isoprenylcysteine carboxylmethyltransferase family protein gives MTHDTFQAKVFKLRGGLWTALYLLILFLARPELSRVVPSLLIVALGQFIRFWASGCIVKYRGEKVGAEQLVTWGPYSFVRNPLYVGNGLIGLGWSILAGPWVVALFLFSFFLIYGIWIVPYEESFLEEKFGAAYTDYKKTTGRFIPLSWPGKRINGHYEWSIVWKSERHSLWVTLAGTALLLSRFKW, from the coding sequence ATGACGCATGACACATTTCAAGCCAAGGTATTTAAATTGCGTGGAGGGCTGTGGACAGCTCTTTACCTCCTTATCCTCTTTTTGGCCAGACCTGAATTGAGTCGGGTTGTTCCCTCTTTGCTCATTGTGGCTTTGGGCCAGTTCATACGTTTCTGGGCCTCGGGCTGCATAGTGAAATACAGAGGCGAAAAGGTTGGAGCAGAGCAGCTGGTTACATGGGGACCCTATTCCTTTGTACGGAATCCTCTCTACGTTGGAAATGGACTTATCGGTTTGGGATGGTCTATATTGGCAGGCCCCTGGGTTGTCGCCCTCTTTCTTTTCTCCTTTTTCCTCATTTACGGCATATGGATCGTTCCCTATGAGGAATCTTTTCTGGAAGAAAAATTTGGTGCGGCATACACAGATTATAAGAAAACGACGGGACGTTTTATTCCTCTCTCATGGCCTGGAAAGCGCATTAACGGTCATTACGAATGGTCTATAGTCTGGAAGAGCGAGAGGCATTCGTTGTGGGTGACTCTTGCAGGAACAGCACTACTTCTCTCTCGCTTTAAATGGTAG
- the fabG gene encoding 3-oxoacyl-ACP reductase FabG → MKRLLEEKYAIVTGASKGIGKGIAKTFLDHGATVVITGRTEKDLKAAVEELSAHGPISYIVADVSKADEIKTMISTFIERHGRLDILCSNAGIFPMSLIENMSEEEWDYINTVNVKGMFLAVKECIPLMKKQGGGNIVITSSITGPITGFTGWSHYGATKAAQLGFMRSAAIELARYGIRINAVQPGNIATEGLLSMGEDYANTMKKSIPLGTLGEPEDIGNAMAFLASDLAKFITGQTIVVDGGQILPESSDAMEVPIEE, encoded by the coding sequence GTGAAGCGCCTTCTCGAAGAAAAATACGCCATTGTCACCGGAGCTAGCAAAGGAATTGGAAAAGGGATCGCAAAAACTTTCTTAGATCATGGAGCAACTGTCGTTATAACAGGTCGAACAGAAAAAGACCTCAAGGCCGCTGTGGAAGAACTCTCTGCCCACGGACCTATCTCTTATATTGTCGCTGACGTCAGTAAGGCTGACGAAATCAAGACCATGATCAGCACTTTCATTGAAAGACACGGACGATTAGACATACTTTGCAGCAACGCCGGCATTTTTCCCATGTCTCTCATCGAAAATATGTCAGAAGAAGAGTGGGACTATATCAATACGGTTAACGTAAAAGGTATGTTCTTAGCCGTAAAAGAATGTATTCCTCTCATGAAAAAACAGGGAGGCGGCAATATTGTCATTACCTCCTCCATTACTGGTCCCATTACAGGTTTCACCGGCTGGAGCCACTATGGAGCCACGAAGGCGGCACAGCTGGGTTTCATGAGATCTGCTGCCATTGAATTAGCTCGCTACGGTATCAGAATTAACGCCGTTCAGCCAGGCAATATTGCAACTGAAGGGCTTCTCAGCATGGGGGAAGACTACGCCAACACAATGAAGAAGTCTATTCCTCTCGGCACGTTGGGAGAACCTGAAGATATAGGAAACGCTATGGCATTCTTAGCTTCAGATCTTGCTAAATTTATTACAGGTCAGACAATCGTAGTGGATGGTGGTCAGATTCTTCCTGAATCGTCTGACGCCATGGAAGTACCAATTGAAGAATAA
- a CDS encoding NAD(P)-dependent alcohol dehydrogenase produces MKGFAMLGIGKTGWIEKAKPVAGPCDAIVSPLAVSPCTSDIHTVFEGAIGDRKDMILGHEAVGVVEEVGSEVKDFKPGDRVIVPAITPDWASLAVQRGFPQHSNGLLAGWKFSNFKDGVFAEYFHVNDADMNLALIPDGVSTKSAVMLTDMVTTGFHGVELAEVGFGMSVAVIGIGPVGLMAVAGSALAGAGRLFAVGSRPKCVEVAKAYGATDIINYKDGEIVDQVMELTGGEGVDRVIIAAPGIDMIKKGVKMAKPGSVISNVNYYGEGEDLLIPRLEWGCGMAHKTIRGGLCPGGRVRMERLASLVKYGRLDPSKLVTHEFKTFDKMEEALLLMKDKPRDLIKPVVILE; encoded by the coding sequence ATGAAGGGATTTGCAATGTTAGGAATCGGGAAAACAGGTTGGATCGAGAAGGCAAAACCTGTGGCAGGACCTTGCGATGCAATAGTTTCTCCACTGGCTGTTTCACCTTGTACTTCAGATATCCATACAGTATTTGAGGGAGCCATCGGCGACAGAAAAGATATGATCCTTGGTCATGAAGCTGTCGGAGTAGTTGAAGAAGTAGGGTCAGAAGTTAAAGATTTTAAACCTGGAGACAGAGTTATTGTTCCCGCTATTACCCCCGACTGGGCGTCACTTGCTGTGCAGCGCGGTTTTCCTCAGCATTCCAATGGTCTTTTAGCCGGATGGAAGTTTTCAAACTTTAAAGATGGAGTTTTCGCTGAGTATTTTCACGTTAACGATGCTGATATGAATTTGGCTCTTATACCAGATGGAGTGTCGACGAAATCAGCAGTCATGCTCACCGATATGGTTACTACAGGGTTTCACGGCGTAGAGTTGGCTGAAGTTGGTTTCGGTATGAGTGTGGCCGTTATTGGTATTGGACCTGTGGGACTCATGGCTGTAGCCGGTTCTGCTTTGGCTGGCGCTGGGCGTCTCTTTGCTGTTGGAAGCCGCCCCAAGTGCGTTGAAGTTGCCAAAGCTTACGGTGCTACTGACATTATTAATTACAAAGATGGAGAAATTGTAGATCAGGTTATGGAACTTACCGGCGGTGAGGGTGTAGACAGAGTTATTATCGCTGCACCTGGCATTGATATGATCAAAAAGGGTGTGAAGATGGCCAAACCCGGGTCGGTTATCTCTAATGTCAACTATTATGGCGAAGGTGAAGATTTGCTAATTCCCCGTCTTGAATGGGGGTGCGGCATGGCTCACAAGACTATTCGCGGCGGACTTTGCCCTGGCGGTAGAGTACGTATGGAGCGTTTAGCGAGCCTTGTGAAGTATGGTCGCCTGGATCCGTCAAAATTGGTTACTCATGAATTTAAGACCTTTGACAAGATGGAAGAAGCCTTATTGCTTATGAAAGATAAGCCAAGAGATCTGATTAAACCTGTAGTGATTCTCGAATAG
- a CDS encoding NADP-dependent malic enzyme, with amino-acid sequence MTIDRQKALELHRRARGKVKMYPTINIRNEEDLAMAYVQGSAFAAEEIQEDPDRSYEYTGRANRLAVISDGTAVLGMGNIGPRAALPVMEGKCLLFKNFGDVSAIPVCLEAQNAQEIIETAKHLAPSFGAINIEDISSPNTFDIVKALQAIEVPVFSDDQQGSAAVVLAALKNALTVVDKKLTETKIVIHGAGAAGIAVADLFLHLGVKNIVLLNSKGILGPDNPSMNHVQQSMSERVNPENLKGNLKEAIDGADVYIGLSSRGTLPSEYIKRMNDSPIIFALSMPTPEISAEEAQAAGARIVAMGLSTGKNPIPNLHIYPGLVRGLLDVRATGLNKNVIIAAANAVAGVVDKRRMNEHHIMPDLFSDETAPSVAEAVAQAAIVEGLARRSVPPKKIYDDTWQRLFGGYLLRT; translated from the coding sequence GTGACTATTGATCGACAAAAAGCTTTAGAGCTCCACCGCAGAGCTCGCGGAAAAGTAAAAATGTATCCTACAATCAATATACGAAACGAAGAAGATCTGGCCATGGCTTACGTTCAGGGAAGCGCCTTCGCCGCCGAAGAGATTCAAGAAGATCCAGACAGAAGTTATGAGTACACCGGACGAGCAAATCGTCTGGCCGTTATCAGTGACGGAACAGCCGTTCTCGGCATGGGAAATATAGGACCCCGCGCAGCCCTTCCCGTTATGGAGGGGAAATGCCTTCTCTTCAAAAATTTCGGCGATGTAAGCGCCATTCCAGTATGCCTGGAAGCTCAAAACGCTCAGGAAATCATTGAGACAGCGAAACACCTGGCCCCCTCATTCGGAGCTATCAATATTGAAGACATATCGAGTCCCAACACCTTCGACATTGTCAAAGCATTACAAGCCATAGAGGTTCCCGTTTTTTCAGATGACCAGCAAGGAAGCGCAGCCGTCGTTCTCGCCGCTCTCAAAAATGCCCTTACCGTCGTAGACAAGAAACTGACCGAGACAAAGATTGTTATTCATGGCGCAGGAGCCGCAGGAATCGCCGTTGCAGACCTTTTCCTCCACTTAGGTGTAAAGAATATCGTCCTGCTCAATAGCAAGGGCATTCTCGGCCCAGACAACCCTTCTATGAACCACGTGCAGCAAAGCATGTCTGAACGGGTGAATCCAGAAAACCTCAAAGGGAACCTGAAAGAAGCCATCGACGGGGCAGACGTCTATATCGGCCTTTCGTCGAGAGGAACCCTGCCTTCGGAATACATAAAGAGAATGAATGACTCTCCCATCATTTTCGCACTTTCAATGCCCACACCAGAAATTTCAGCCGAGGAAGCTCAGGCCGCAGGCGCACGAATTGTAGCCATGGGCCTTAGCACCGGGAAAAACCCCATCCCCAACCTTCACATATATCCGGGACTTGTACGAGGACTTCTCGATGTACGAGCCACAGGTCTGAACAAAAACGTTATTATTGCAGCCGCCAATGCCGTAGCGGGAGTGGTCGATAAGCGGAGAATGAATGAGCACCACATTATGCCCGACCTTTTCTCTGACGAAACGGCACCATCTGTAGCAGAAGCCGTAGCTCAGGCCGCCATCGTTGAAGGTCTGGCAAGACGCTCAGTACCGCCGAAGAAGATTTACGACGATACGTGGCAGCGACTCTTCGGAGGATATTTGCTCCGCACCTAG
- a CDS encoding isochorismatase family protein, whose product MSSLKLSCENTQFLMIDIQERLLPAIDHSENVKANAFRLLEGARTLHIPVTYTEQYPKGLGPTDSLLLEKLEGIDSFQKTTFSCCDEEGFINVLKDKKRSNIVVWGIESHICVLATIMDILSHDFTVWLAADASGSRNTRNHDLALQAMSQMGVIVVPTETILYQLMKRAGTPEFKTLLPLFK is encoded by the coding sequence ATGAGTTCTTTAAAATTATCCTGTGAGAATACGCAGTTTCTCATGATCGATATTCAGGAACGCCTTCTCCCGGCAATAGATCACTCCGAAAATGTGAAAGCAAACGCCTTTAGACTTCTGGAAGGAGCGCGCACTCTCCATATTCCTGTAACATATACTGAACAATATCCCAAGGGCTTGGGCCCCACTGACTCTCTCTTATTAGAAAAACTTGAAGGAATAGACTCTTTTCAGAAAACAACTTTCTCATGTTGTGACGAAGAAGGGTTCATCAACGTTCTGAAAGATAAAAAACGAAGTAATATAGTTGTGTGGGGAATTGAATCTCATATCTGTGTACTTGCCACAATTATGGATATACTCAGCCACGACTTCACCGTCTGGCTTGCCGCCGACGCCAGTGGAAGCCGCAATACTCGAAATCATGATCTCGCACTACAGGCCATGTCACAGATGGGCGTCATCGTGGTTCCCACAGAAACAATTCTGTACCAGCTTATGAAGAGAGCGGGAACGCCTGAATTCAAAACGTTGCTACCTCTTTTTAAATAA
- the smpB gene encoding SsrA-binding protein SmpB, with amino-acid sequence MAIDRVAVNRKAKHDYFILETFECGIVLTGTEIKSVRDGRVNLKDSFALIRDRELWLIGMHISPYEKGSYYNHEPERDRKLLIHKIELLRLNSKIREKGLTLVPLSIYIKNGKHAKIELALAKGKAEHDKRDAIAERDAKRSMARALRRDDRD; translated from the coding sequence GTGGCCATAGATCGAGTTGCGGTAAATAGAAAAGCAAAACACGATTACTTTATTCTTGAGACTTTTGAGTGCGGCATTGTTCTCACTGGAACCGAAATAAAGTCTGTACGTGACGGCAGAGTTAACTTGAAAGATAGCTTTGCACTTATCCGTGATAGAGAACTTTGGTTGATAGGTATGCACATTTCCCCCTATGAAAAAGGTAGCTATTATAATCATGAACCCGAACGAGACAGAAAACTGTTAATTCATAAAATTGAGTTGTTGCGTTTAAATAGTAAGATTCGAGAAAAAGGCTTAACACTTGTGCCCCTTTCTATCTACATTAAAAACGGCAAACATGCAAAAATTGAGTTAGCGTTGGCTAAAGGTAAGGCCGAACATGATAAGCGAGATGCTATAGCTGAACGAGATGCGAAAAGATCTATGGCCAGAGCCTTACGACGTGACGATAGAGATTAA
- a CDS encoding serine/threonine-protein kinase: MELFEVDMAASFDFKKRLGSGCFGEVWYAIDNGLGCEIALKCIPPEKIINSSNLHQEAQTLKASEHANIVRVTETGILSDGRVYISMEYLPRGSVEDEASGAFLPLPRAKQLMVDVLRGLAHAHSQGIVHRDIKPANIMIGNSGEGKLSDFGLAVPDIASVDASQFKQYQYRLHLAPEVRRMKDYTTVSDIYACGVTLYRLVNGDIYLPPIDITEATRRARRGEFPPRDQYRDFIPTSLRRLINRAMNIDPTKRFQSADDMRHALEQQSIVVGWTEKRIHGGKLWEGESIHGRKYSLSLTQGANLRWSIEYKTAFGGALRRRSVDCHTDLTNSKSLQLARRILQRVTKTET, encoded by the coding sequence ATGGAGCTGTTTGAAGTAGACATGGCTGCATCGTTCGACTTCAAGAAGCGGCTTGGATCTGGATGCTTTGGGGAAGTCTGGTATGCCATCGACAATGGTCTCGGCTGCGAAATAGCCCTCAAGTGTATTCCTCCAGAAAAGATCATCAACTCTTCGAACCTTCACCAAGAAGCTCAGACCCTCAAAGCGTCCGAGCACGCCAACATCGTGCGTGTTACGGAGACGGGTATTTTGTCAGATGGACGTGTGTACATTTCCATGGAGTACTTGCCCCGCGGCAGCGTTGAGGACGAGGCGAGCGGAGCCTTTCTCCCGCTGCCAAGAGCGAAACAGTTGATGGTGGATGTTCTTAGGGGGTTGGCTCACGCACATTCTCAAGGCATTGTCCATCGCGACATCAAACCCGCCAACATCATGATAGGGAACTCTGGAGAGGGTAAGCTATCTGACTTCGGGCTGGCGGTTCCCGATATCGCTTCAGTCGATGCGAGTCAGTTCAAGCAGTATCAGTACAGACTTCATCTGGCGCCCGAAGTTCGCAGAATGAAGGATTACACGACTGTATCCGATATCTACGCTTGCGGCGTAACCTTGTACCGACTGGTCAACGGCGACATCTATCTGCCGCCGATTGATATCACCGAGGCAACCCGGCGTGCACGGAGGGGCGAGTTCCCTCCTCGCGACCAATACCGCGACTTTATTCCCACATCCCTACGTCGGTTGATAAACAGAGCGATGAACATTGATCCAACTAAACGATTCCAGTCGGCCGACGATATGCGTCACGCGCTTGAGCAGCAGAGTATTGTTGTCGGATGGACTGAGAAGAGAATTCACGGTGGAAAGTTGTGGGAAGGAGAATCCATACATGGGAGGAAGTACTCTCTGTCGCTAACCCAGGGTGCCAACTTGAGATGGAGCATTGAGTACAAGACGGCCTTTGGAGGTGCTCTACGCCGACGATCCGTAGACTGTCATACTGATCTTACCAATTCCAAATCTCTTCAGTTAGCAAGACGAATATTGCAAAGAGTGACAAAGACGGAAACATAA
- a CDS encoding GIY-YIG nuclease family protein, with product MKSGYLYVLVHPSDSDLYKIGQTACYPEERLAEHNCNDETYTGQVVKETVRNRILKRTLPFLIHIEPKRFLG from the coding sequence ATGAAATCAGGTTATCTTTATGTTTTAGTTCACCCGTCCGATTCAGACCTTTATAAGATCGGACAAACTGCTTGTTACCCAGAGGAACGATTGGCTGAGCATAATTGTAACGACGAAACATACACGGGACAGGTAGTCAAAGAGACTGTCAGAAATAGAATATTAAAACGTACATTGCCGTTCCTGATCCATATTGAGCCGAAAAGGTTTTTGGGGTAG